From the genome of Vicia villosa cultivar HV-30 ecotype Madison, WI linkage group LG2, Vvil1.0, whole genome shotgun sequence, one region includes:
- the LOC131645841 gene encoding uncharacterized protein LOC131645841, which produces MDPNNHFNTQNSANFPFNQNPNNFQNPNNYQNPNYYQNPNQFSNQHPQNIPSFGFPPNFNQSSSVPNFQPYYGSMPRNPSQTPPFNGYVTMANANFPSGGVPEFPEFSTQLTIGDMIVSNEVAPNSEDSTPKSRKTQQPAWNTEQNLVLISGWIKFGTSSVVGRNQKGETYWGKIAEYCNEHCSFDPPRDGPACRNRFNYMNKVLGKWIGAYDGAKRMQGSGWSENDVLAKAQELYACGKNVRFTLMEEWHALRDQPRYVSQVGGNIGSGSSGSKRSRESDACGSNTVESSARPIGREAAKKKGKKKSKDKTKKMKMYLKLTSEEHLDDRKNQLLKKLEAYNQNREIEENYIVNRFRERRNKISEDNAPRSRKYLNRDHAAANQRLIDDYFANEPTYGDAMFRRRYRMKKNVFLRIVGDLSSSDNYFTQRVDAANKEGISPLAKCTTAMRMLAYGVAADAVDEYIKIVGTTALELYLRAPTQDDLQRILHVSEMRGFPGMIGSIDCMHWEWKNCPKAWEGQFTRGDKGTTTVILEAVGKAPSVNFFVNQRPYNMAYYLADGIYPSYPTFVKSIRLPQSEPDKLFAKFQEGCRKDIERAFGVLQARFKIIREPARLWDIADLGIIMRSCIILHNMIVEDERDSYSQRWTDFEQSEESGSSAPQPYSTEVLPAFANHVRARSEFRDPNVHQELQADLVKHIWTKFGMFRD; this is translated from the exons atggatcccaataatcattttaacactcaaaattctgctaattttccatttaaccaaaatcccaacaattttcaaaatccCAACAATTATCAAAATCCCAACTATTATCAAAATCCAAATCAATTTTCCAACCAACATCCTCAAAACATACCTAGTTTTGGTTTTCCACCAAATTTCAACCAGTCATCCTCTGTTCCAAACTTTCAACCATATTATGGATCTATGCCGAGAAATCCATCTCAAACACCCCCGTTTAATGGTTATGTGACAATGGCGAATGCAAATTTTCCAAGTGGTGGTGTACCTGAATTTCCCGAGTTTTCAACACAACTAACTATTGGTGACATGATAGTTTCTAATGAAGTCGCTCCAAATTCAGAGGATTCAACTCCTAAGAGTAGGAAAACTCAGCAACCAGCATGGAACACTGAACAAAATTTGGTGCTAATTAGTGGGTGGATTAAATTTGGAACAAGCAGTGTTGTCGGGAGAAACCAGAAAGGTGAAACATATTGGGGTAAAATTGCTGAGTATTGTAATGAGCATTGCTCATTCGATCCTCCGCGTGATGGACCTGCATGCCGAAACCGTTTTAATTATATGAACAAAGTGTTGGGTAAATGGATTGGCGCTTATGATGGCGCTAAGCGTATGCAAGGAAGTGGTTGGTCGGAGAATGATGTTTTGGCAAAAGCGCAGGAATTATATGCATGTGGGAAGAATGTTAGATTCACTTTAATGGAAGAATGGCACGCTCTCCGTGATCAACCACGTTATGTTAGTCAAGTAGGAGGAAATATTGGCTCAGGAAGTAGTGGATCTAAGAGATCTCGCGAGAGTGATGCATGTGGCTCAAACACTGTAGAATCCAGTGCTCGTCCTATAGGAAGGGAGGCAGCTAAAAAAAAGGGTAAAAAGAAAAGCAAGGA TAAAACCAAGAAAATGAAGATGTATCTAAAGCTAACTTCCGAAGAGCATCTAGATGACCGGAAGAACCAGCTGTTGAAAAAGTTGGA AGCCTACAATCAAAATCGTGAAATTGAAGAAAATTATATAGTCAATCGATTTAGAGAGCGTAGAAACAAAATATCGGAAGATAATGCACCTCGTAGTAGAAAATATCTCAATAGAGATCATGCAGCGGCAAACCAAAGACTAATTGACGACTACTTTGCCAATGAGCCTACATATGGCGATGCAATGTTTCGTCGTCGGTACCGgatgaaaaaaaatgttttccttCGAATCGTTGGGGACCTTTCAAGTAGTGATAACTACTTCACCCAGCGAGTTGATGCAGCCAATAAAGAAGGTATATCACCCTTAGCAAAATGTACCACAGCAATGCGAATGTTAGCATATGGTGTTGCAGCAGATGCGGTCGATGAGTACATCAAAATAGTAGGTACTACAGCATTGGAGT TGTATCTGAGAGCACCAACCCAAGATGACCTGCAAAGAATACTGCATGTTAGTGAAATGCGGGGGTTCCCAGGGATGATTGGGAGTATTGACTGCATGCACTGGGAGTGGAAAAATTGTCCTAAAGCATGGGAAGGACAGTTTACTAGAGGGGATAAGGGAACCACCACAGTTATTCTTGAAGCAGTT GGAAAGGCTCCAAGTGtgaatttctttgtgaatcaacGTCCATATAATATGGCATACTATCTAGCTGATGGTATCTACCCTTCTTATCCAACTTTCGTCAAATCGATTAGACTTCCTCAAAGTGAACCCGATAAATTATTTGCAAAATTTCAGGAGGGATGTCGGAAGGACATCGAACGTGCATTTGGAGTGCTCCAAGCTCGATTTAAAATCATCCGTGAACCAGCTCGCTTGTGGGACATAGCTGATTTGGGTATCATCATGAGGTCATGCATCATATTACATAATATGATTGTTGAGGATGAACGAGATTCATATTCTCAACGTTGGACCGATTTTGAGCAATCTGAGGAAAGTGGATCTAGTGCACCACAACCATACTCGACCGAGGTGTTACCCGCTTTTGCAAATCATGTGCGTGCTAGATCAGAGTTCCGTGATCCAAATGTTCATCAAGAATTGCAAGCTGATCTAGTGAAGCACATATGGACAAAGTTTGGAATGTTCCGTGATTGA